One stretch of Bacteroidota bacterium DNA includes these proteins:
- the purB gene encoding adenylosuccinate lyase, translated as MIARYTRPAMGKIFTDDNRYGIWLEIELLACEAQAELGAIPKASVKTIREKAKFNIDRINEIEAEVKHDVIAFLTSVGEFVGPDSRFIHLGMTSSDVVDTALSVQMKQAGELLLSDLLEFSDVLARRAKEFKMTVMIGRSHGIHAEPTTFGLKLALWFDETKRNIQRLKSAIATISVGQISGAVGTFAHLSPKIEEYVCAELGLKPALVSTQVIQRDRHAEFLTTLAVIGSSLDKFATEIRHLQRTEVLEAEEYFSEKQKGSSAMPHKRNPITCEQISGLARILRGNAQAALENVALWHERDISHSSVERVIVPDSCIVLDHIITKFTNIIDTLLVYPENMKRNLDITHGLLYSQPVLLALAKKGMKREDAYRIVQRNAMEVWKSKNNFKEMLKADKEVSAVLNDADLEEAFDPEKSLNNVEYIFKRVGLE; from the coding sequence TACTCGCCCGGCAATGGGCAAAATATTTACGGATGATAACCGCTACGGAATATGGTTGGAAATTGAATTATTGGCATGTGAAGCTCAAGCAGAACTCGGAGCTATTCCTAAAGCATCGGTAAAAACCATTCGAGAAAAAGCAAAGTTCAACATCGATCGTATAAATGAAATCGAAGCGGAAGTGAAGCACGATGTGATCGCATTTCTTACAAGCGTTGGAGAATTTGTCGGTCCGGATTCGAGGTTTATTCATCTAGGCATGACGTCATCCGATGTTGTGGATACTGCACTCTCTGTGCAAATGAAACAAGCAGGGGAATTACTCTTAAGCGATTTATTAGAATTCAGTGATGTTCTCGCCCGTCGTGCAAAAGAATTTAAAATGACCGTTATGATTGGGCGTTCTCATGGCATCCATGCTGAACCGACGACATTTGGTTTAAAACTCGCTCTTTGGTTTGATGAGACCAAACGTAACATCCAGCGACTGAAATCTGCAATTGCAACAATTTCTGTCGGACAAATTTCCGGTGCGGTCGGTACCTTTGCTCATCTCAGTCCTAAAATTGAAGAATATGTCTGTGCTGAACTCGGACTGAAACCAGCACTGGTCTCTACGCAGGTGATTCAACGGGATAGGCATGCAGAATTTTTAACGACGCTTGCCGTGATTGGAAGTTCACTGGACAAATTCGCAACCGAAATTCGCCATTTGCAGCGGACGGAAGTTCTTGAAGCGGAAGAATATTTTTCGGAAAAACAAAAAGGCTCTTCGGCAATGCCGCATAAACGGAATCCGATCACCTGCGAACAGATCTCCGGACTTGCCAGAATACTTCGCGGTAATGCTCAAGCAGCACTGGAAAATGTTGCGCTATGGCATGAAAGGGATATTTCACATTCATCTGTAGAACGGGTGATTGTACCGGATTCCTGCATTGTTCTTGATCATATAATAACGAAATTCACGAATATCATTGATACGCTGCTTGTGTATCCAGAGAATATGAAGCGAAATTTGGATATCACTCACGGACTTTTGTATTCTCAACCGGTGCTTCTTGCCTTGGCGAAAAAAGGGATGAAGCGAGAGGATGCGTATCGAATTGTACAACGCAATGCAATGGAAGTATGGAAATCGAAAAATAATTTCAAAGAAATGTTGAAAGCGGATAAAGAAGTATCAGCGGTATTGAATGATGCTGATCTTGAGGAAGCATTCGATCCGGAAAAAAGTTTAAATAACGTAGAATATATTTTTAAGAGAGTCGGGCTAGAATAA
- a CDS encoding aldehyde dehydrogenase family protein has product MAQKFQNLINGKWVDAQSGRTFENHNPANWEEIVGIFPKSGKEDVDEAVKAARAAYEKWRLVPAPKRGDIMRTIGDLLVKRKEEIAREMTREMGKVLAETRGDVQEGIDTAYYAATEGRRLFGYTVPSELPNKFAMSIRVPIGVAGIITPWNFPMAIPTWKMFPAILSGNTCVFKPATDTPRTADMLVEIMMEAGLPEGVVNIVHGGGGEVGNAIVSHLDVDLISFTGSTGVGKQITRDAAETLKRVSLELGGKNAQIVLADADLDLALEAVLWGAFGTTGQRCTATSRLILEEKIYDKFMSMLVDRTNKLKLGDGLLADSQVGPCVNESQRNTVQQYVEIGKKEGAKLVAGGSIATEGALSKGWFHQPTIFGDVTPEMRLAKEEIFGPVLSVIRAKNFEDSIRILNNTEYGLSSSVFTTDVNKAFTAMRDIQSGITYINAATIGAEAHLPFGGVKKTGNGHREGGWTVYDFYTEWKAVYVDYSGKLQRAQIDNY; this is encoded by the coding sequence ATGGCGCAAAAATTTCAGAATCTTATTAATGGAAAATGGGTTGATGCACAATCCGGAAGAACATTTGAAAACCATAATCCTGCAAATTGGGAAGAGATAGTTGGAATATTTCCAAAATCGGGAAAGGAAGATGTTGACGAAGCAGTAAAGGCCGCACGCGCCGCATATGAAAAATGGCGATTGGTTCCGGCGCCAAAGCGAGGCGATATTATGAGAACAATTGGTGATCTTCTGGTGAAACGAAAAGAAGAGATCGCTCGCGAGATGACGAGGGAGATGGGAAAAGTTCTTGCAGAAACACGAGGAGATGTTCAAGAAGGAATTGATACAGCATATTATGCAGCAACGGAAGGGCGCCGTTTATTTGGTTATACAGTACCATCTGAACTTCCGAATAAATTTGCCATGTCCATCCGTGTTCCAATTGGTGTTGCAGGAATCATCACTCCATGGAATTTTCCAATGGCAATTCCAACGTGGAAAATGTTCCCGGCGATTCTCTCCGGCAATACATGCGTTTTTAAACCGGCAACAGATACACCGCGCACTGCTGATATGTTGGTTGAAATCATGATGGAAGCGGGACTTCCGGAAGGTGTCGTTAATATAGTGCATGGTGGTGGCGGAGAAGTGGGTAATGCAATTGTTTCTCATCTGGATGTTGACTTGATTTCTTTTACAGGTTCAACTGGTGTGGGTAAACAGATTACAAGGGATGCAGCGGAAACATTGAAACGTGTTTCCCTTGAACTGGGGGGAAAGAATGCACAAATCGTCCTTGCTGATGCGGACCTTGATCTTGCATTGGAAGCAGTTCTCTGGGGTGCATTCGGTACCACCGGACAACGTTGTACAGCCACAAGCAGATTGATTCTTGAAGAAAAAATCTATGATAAATTTATGTCCATGCTTGTTGATCGTACCAACAAATTAAAACTTGGAGATGGACTCCTTGCCGATTCACAAGTTGGTCCATGCGTCAACGAAAGTCAGCGGAACACAGTTCAACAATATGTTGAAATCGGGAAAAAAGAGGGAGCAAAACTTGTTGCAGGTGGAAGTATCGCAACGGAAGGAGCTCTTTCCAAAGGATGGTTTCATCAACCGACAATTTTTGGCGATGTTACTCCGGAAATGCGACTTGCGAAGGAAGAAATTTTTGGACCAGTGCTTTCCGTTATTCGCGCCAAAAATTTTGAAGATTCTATCCGTATTTTGAATAATACGGAATATGGATTATCATCCTCCGTTTTTACGACAGATGTCAACAAAGCGTTTACGGCAATGCGTGACATTCAATCTGGAATTACCTATATTAATGCAGCAACAATTGGAGCCGAAGCGCATTTACCGTTTGGCGGAGTGAAGAAGACCGGTAACGGTCATCGTGAAGGCGGATGGACGGTGTATGATTTTTATACGGAATGGAAAGCAGTCTATGTTGATTATTCCGGAAAACTGCAGCGTGCTCAGATAGATAATTACTAA